A single region of the Microbulbifer sp. MKSA007 genome encodes:
- a CDS encoding YdaS family helix-turn-helix protein, protein MVQETTDSALDIAIKLVGSQANLARAIGVTPVFVSQMRNGLKAIPPKLCSKIELATQRKVSRACLRPDVFGPLDDLVEEQAMPEVQQAS, encoded by the coding sequence ATGGTGCAGGAAACGACAGACTCTGCCCTAGATATCGCTATCAAACTGGTCGGATCACAGGCCAACCTTGCAAGGGCGATAGGGGTAACCCCGGTCTTTGTCTCCCAGATGCGTAATGGATTAAAGGCGATACCGCCAAAGCTTTGCTCAAAGATAGAGCTAGCTACTCAGAGGAAGGTTTCCCGGGCGTGTCTTCGGCCTGATGTCTTTGGGCCGTTGGATGATCTAGTTGAGGAGCAAGCCATGCCAGAAGTTCAGCAGGCAAGTTAA
- a CDS encoding XRE family transcriptional regulator has translation MKHPDFAKRFKQAVTHAGVEDTQEALARLFEVSTVTIWSYRNGEKLPRMSTAKRIAETLGVSVDWLLTGTGKGPGEGNTKEGSNVTQGPRIQGRIPLISWVQAGAFCEALDLIDPSEAEAWLPCPATHSDRAYALRVNGDSMTSPYPGQRSYPEGTIIFVDPDKPLTNGCRVIAKLNDEVTFKIYAEDMGRTFLRPINPSYPSMDITDMDVSFCGVILGSYTPD, from the coding sequence ATGAAACATCCAGACTTTGCAAAGAGATTCAAGCAGGCGGTTACTCATGCCGGCGTGGAAGATACGCAGGAGGCATTGGCGCGCCTGTTTGAGGTAAGCACCGTAACGATATGGAGCTACCGCAATGGAGAGAAGCTGCCACGAATGAGTACAGCCAAACGAATTGCAGAAACGCTTGGTGTCTCTGTTGATTGGCTTCTCACCGGTACTGGTAAAGGACCAGGTGAAGGAAACACTAAGGAGGGAAGCAATGTTACCCAAGGACCAAGGATTCAAGGGAGAATCCCCCTGATTAGCTGGGTACAAGCTGGAGCCTTTTGTGAAGCTCTAGACTTAATTGATCCGAGTGAAGCCGAAGCTTGGCTGCCCTGCCCAGCAACACACTCTGACCGAGCCTACGCTCTACGTGTTAATGGCGATAGCATGACAAGCCCCTACCCAGGCCAACGATCTTACCCTGAAGGAACCATTATATTTGTTGACCCTGACAAACCTCTCACTAATGGTTGTCGAGTTATAGCCAAGCTTAATGACGAAGTTACCTTCAAGATTTATGCCGAAGATATGGGTCGCACTTTCTTACGGCCAATCAATCCCAGCTATCCATCAATGGATATCACGGATATGGATGTTAGCTTTTGCGGCGTCATACTTGGTTCCTACACCCCAGACTAA